A genomic region of Polynucleobacter necessarius contains the following coding sequences:
- a CDS encoding type II and III secretion system protein produces the protein MAFQKYRREDAALPFGGDHIHSPRQILIEARIVEADERFARELGVKLGYQANSIEGNPDQKISGGFELGGTGLNGFNPATVAATLVSKNASRLLQVELSALESDGQGKILSNPRIMTGDQVKATIEQGTELPYQTTSQNGSKLQFRKANLRLEVIPKIHPDGKISLLVGINKDTIGMKTEQGYAIDTKSLSSEITVENGGTAIIGGIFQTTEREDEVKVPLLGDIPLIGHLFRHESKLRDKTELLVFLTPTVLDKP, from the coding sequence TTGGCATTTCAAAAATATCGTCGCGAAGATGCCGCCCTTCCCTTTGGCGGCGATCATATTCATAGTCCACGGCAGATCCTGATTGAGGCCCGTATTGTTGAGGCAGATGAACGCTTTGCCCGTGAGCTAGGGGTAAAGCTTGGGTATCAAGCTAATTCAATCGAAGGTAATCCGGATCAAAAAATCTCCGGGGGTTTTGAATTGGGCGGTACGGGTCTCAATGGATTTAATCCAGCAACGGTGGCAGCAACACTGGTTTCAAAAAACGCCAGCCGCCTCTTGCAAGTGGAGTTATCTGCCCTCGAATCGGATGGTCAAGGAAAGATTCTTTCCAATCCCAGAATCATGACCGGAGATCAGGTCAAGGCCACTATCGAACAAGGTACGGAGCTTCCCTATCAAACCACCTCCCAAAATGGCAGTAAGTTGCAATTTAGAAAGGCAAATCTTCGTTTAGAGGTAATTCCCAAGATCCATCCCGACGGAAAAATTTCATTGCTTGTTGGCATCAATAAAGACACTATCGGTATGAAAACCGAGCAGGGTTATGCCATAGACACCAAAAGTCTGAGCTCAGAAATAACGGTTGAAAACGGCGGAACAGCGATCATCGGAGGCATTTTTCAGACAACCGAACGAGAGGATGAGGTCAAAGTCCCCCTACTGGGTGATATTCCTCTAATTGGGCACTTATTTCGTCATGAATCTAAGTTACGAGACAAAACTGAGCTGCTTGTCTTCTTAA
- a CDS encoding penicillin-binding protein 1A, with protein MALPPKDKPTLNQRPTRPIDRRPRQPRVDGGIPRKSSSNPLVKALLIIGVVFALVVTLLMGYAFLVAKPNLPKISALTDYNPKIPLRIYTADKVLIGEFGEERRKVIPLNEIPQNMRNAVLAIEDDRFYSHGGVDYVGILRAAVTNLRGHLSQGASTITMQVARNFFLSNEKTFSRKIYEVLLAWEIESQLTKDKILEIYMNQIFLGQRAYGFSSAAQIYFGKDLKDITIAESAMLAGLPKAPSAYNPVTNFRRAKIRQEYILQRMRDLGYISSDEYQNAMIEELRICGLGNEFAVRADFPAEMVRQLLFTQYGEAIYSQGIDVYTTILKADQDAAYKAVRRGIFEYDLRHAYRGPEGFIDLPEDPVKRQRAIDEALLAYPQLDDLQSGVVLDVKPKEMQVMIATGDTITLKGEGMKLAAASLTDSAQPKKRLRPGAVVRLLSDAGVWKLAQLPQVEAAFVSMNAETGAILSLVGGFDFRRNQFNHVTQALRQPGSSFKPFIYAAAIEKGFAPSTMVNDAPLSIDSMETGSQAWEPKNYDGKYDGMMRLRTALAKSKNLVSVRIVRAIGPSYAQEYIQRFGFEPEKHPPYLTMALGAGSVTPLQMASAYSMFANGGYRVDPFLIDKMIDSKGTVLFEAKPTHARQDAPRVLDARTAFVMDSMLQEVTKSGTAASARGKLGRNDIAGKTGTTNESHDAWFAGYNPKVVAIAWIGFDKPASLGDRETGGGLALPMWISYMSVALKDSPQEAREVPEGVTQFDGDWFIPEFSRNSGPRELQ; from the coding sequence ATGGCGCTACCCCCAAAAGACAAGCCGACGCTCAATCAGAGACCAACCCGTCCAATCGACAGACGTCCTCGGCAACCACGAGTTGATGGCGGCATACCTCGCAAGTCCTCCAGTAATCCACTTGTTAAGGCATTGCTCATTATTGGTGTGGTTTTTGCTTTGGTGGTTACCCTCCTGATGGGGTACGCGTTTTTGGTTGCAAAACCAAACTTGCCAAAAATCTCTGCATTAACGGATTACAACCCGAAAATACCTTTGCGTATTTATACGGCCGACAAAGTGTTGATTGGCGAATTTGGTGAAGAGCGTCGCAAAGTGATTCCGCTCAATGAAATTCCTCAAAATATGCGCAATGCAGTTTTAGCTATTGAGGATGATCGCTTTTACTCCCATGGTGGCGTTGATTATGTTGGCATTCTGCGTGCTGCTGTTACGAATTTACGAGGTCACCTCTCACAGGGCGCCTCAACAATCACTATGCAGGTGGCCCGCAATTTTTTCTTGAGTAATGAGAAGACCTTTAGTCGAAAAATTTATGAGGTGTTGCTCGCGTGGGAAATCGAATCGCAACTCACTAAGGACAAAATTCTGGAAATCTACATGAACCAGATTTTCTTGGGGCAGAGGGCGTATGGTTTTTCCAGTGCAGCACAAATTTACTTCGGCAAAGATTTAAAAGACATTACGATCGCTGAGTCGGCAATGTTGGCTGGATTGCCTAAGGCGCCTTCAGCATATAACCCCGTAACAAATTTTCGTCGCGCCAAGATTCGTCAAGAATATATTCTGCAGCGTATGCGTGATCTGGGATACATCTCCTCAGACGAATATCAAAATGCCATGATTGAAGAGCTGCGTATCTGTGGCCTTGGCAATGAGTTTGCGGTACGTGCAGATTTCCCTGCTGAAATGGTTCGCCAACTTCTCTTTACGCAATACGGCGAGGCAATTTACTCGCAGGGAATTGATGTCTACACTACTATTCTGAAGGCAGATCAAGATGCTGCATATAAAGCAGTACGTCGCGGTATTTTTGAATACGATTTACGTCATGCTTATCGTGGCCCAGAAGGGTTTATTGATCTTCCGGAGGACCCCGTAAAACGTCAGCGCGCAATTGACGAGGCTTTGTTGGCCTACCCCCAGTTAGATGATTTGCAGTCTGGTGTAGTGCTTGATGTAAAGCCTAAAGAAATGCAAGTCATGATTGCTACCGGAGATACCATCACCCTCAAAGGCGAAGGCATGAAGTTAGCGGCAGCCTCCTTAACGGATAGCGCTCAACCGAAGAAGCGTTTGCGTCCAGGTGCTGTTGTTAGGTTGCTTTCTGATGCAGGTGTTTGGAAGCTTGCGCAGTTGCCACAAGTAGAGGCCGCCTTCGTTTCCATGAATGCGGAAACGGGCGCGATTCTGTCTTTGGTTGGTGGCTTTGATTTCCGTCGTAATCAATTTAATCACGTGACTCAGGCGCTGCGTCAGCCAGGCTCATCCTTTAAGCCCTTCATATACGCCGCCGCAATTGAAAAAGGTTTTGCACCCAGCACGATGGTGAATGATGCGCCTTTATCTATTGACAGCATGGAGACAGGTAGCCAGGCATGGGAGCCAAAGAACTACGATGGTAAATACGACGGCATGATGCGATTACGCACTGCCTTAGCAAAGTCTAAGAACTTAGTTTCCGTAAGAATTGTCCGGGCGATTGGCCCATCCTATGCTCAAGAATATATTCAGCGCTTTGGATTCGAGCCAGAGAAACACCCACCCTATTTGACAATGGCTTTGGGCGCTGGCTCAGTAACGCCTTTGCAAATGGCATCAGCTTATAGCATGTTTGCAAATGGCGGTTATCGTGTTGATCCTTTCTTAATCGATAAGATGATTGACTCCAAAGGCACGGTTTTGTTTGAGGCTAAACCGACGCATGCGCGACAAGATGCACCAAGGGTATTGGATGCTAGAACTGCATTTGTAATGGATAGCATGCTGCAGGAGGTTACAAAGTCCGGTACGGCTGCAAGTGCACGAGGCAAATTAGGGCGCAATGATATTGCCGGAAAAACCGGAACAACCAACGAGTCTCATGACGCATGGTTTGCAGGCTACAACCCCAAGGTGGTTGCGATTGCCTGGATTGGTTTTGATAAGCCCGCTAGCTTAGGTGATCGAGAAACAGGTGGCGGCTTAGCACTACCAATGTGGATTTCTTATATGTCAGTTGCCCTCAAAGATTCACCACAAGAGGCACGCGAAGTACCTGAGGGCGTAACCCAATTTGATGGTGATTGGTTTATTCCAGAGTTCTCGCGCAATAGCGGTCCACGCGAACTGCAGTAG
- a CDS encoding transposase, with protein sequence MARQARTVIPGQAMHVMVRGNNREILFFGDEDRRIYLEWLRDAAKQFACAVHAFAPMPNHVHLLMTPQNEDSLAKTMQSLGRRYAQCFKPAAPSLWDYLGGALLLVLD encoded by the coding sequence ATGGCTCGGCAAGCGCGCACTGTAATACCTGGCCAAGCAATGCATGTCATGGTGCGTGGAAATAATCGAGAGATACTTTTCTTTGGTGATGAGGATCGTCGCATTTATTTAGAGTGGTTGCGCGATGCGGCAAAACAATTTGCATGTGCAGTACATGCATTTGCTCCGATGCCAAATCATGTGCATTTACTGATGACGCCGCAAAATGAAGATTCGCTTGCCAAGACTATGCAGTCTTTGGGGCGTCGTTATGCGCAATGCTTCAAACCAGCTGCACCATCGCTCTGGGACTATTTGGGAGGGGCGCTATTGCTCGTCCTTGATTGA
- a CDS encoding glutamate synthase subunit beta: MGKVTGFMEFERVDETYEAPVKRLHHYKEFVAALTDEEAKVQGARCMDCGIPFCNNGCPVNNIIPEFNDLVFHNDWKNALDVLQSTNNFPEFTGRICPAPCEAACTLGINRAPVGIKSIEHAIIDKGWENGWVKPQPSKTKTGKKVAVVGGGPAGMPAAQQLARVGHDVTVFEKNDRVGGLLRYGIPDFKMEKWLIDRRVEQMQAEGVKFETGVFVGKEAIGAEVKNYSTKTVSPEQLMKDFDAVLITGGAEQPRDLPVPGRELAGVHYALEFLIPQNKENAGDFKNEIRATDKHVVVIGGGDTGSDCVGTSNRHGATKITQFELLPQPPEVENKPLVWPYWPTKLRTSSFHEEGCDRDWSVGTKRFEGKNGKVEKLIGVRLEWKDGKMAEVPNSEFEIKADLVLLAMGFVSPVQQVLNAFGVEKDARGNAKATVDGQNAYQTNVPKVFAAGDMRRGQSLVVWAIREGRQCAQAVDEYLMGSSVLPR, translated from the coding sequence ATGGGTAAGGTCACTGGATTCATGGAGTTTGAGCGCGTTGATGAAACATACGAAGCGCCGGTTAAACGTCTCCACCATTACAAAGAGTTTGTAGCGGCACTAACTGATGAAGAGGCAAAAGTTCAGGGTGCACGTTGTATGGACTGCGGCATTCCGTTTTGTAATAACGGCTGCCCAGTCAACAACATCATTCCTGAATTTAACGACTTGGTATTTCATAACGACTGGAAGAATGCATTAGATGTATTGCAATCTACCAATAACTTCCCTGAATTTACTGGACGTATTTGCCCTGCGCCATGCGAAGCAGCTTGCACCTTAGGCATTAATCGCGCCCCCGTTGGCATTAAGTCAATTGAGCACGCCATTATTGATAAGGGCTGGGAGAACGGTTGGGTTAAACCACAACCATCTAAGACTAAGACTGGCAAAAAAGTGGCTGTTGTTGGTGGTGGCCCAGCAGGCATGCCAGCTGCACAGCAATTGGCGCGCGTTGGTCATGACGTTACCGTATTTGAGAAAAATGATCGTGTTGGTGGATTGCTGCGTTATGGCATTCCTGATTTCAAAATGGAAAAGTGGTTAATTGACCGTCGCGTTGAGCAGATGCAAGCTGAAGGCGTGAAGTTTGAGACAGGCGTATTTGTTGGCAAAGAAGCAATTGGTGCGGAAGTAAAAAATTATTCCACTAAAACAGTTTCGCCTGAGCAGTTGATGAAAGACTTTGATGCAGTGCTCATTACTGGTGGTGCAGAGCAGCCACGTGATTTGCCTGTGCCTGGCCGTGAATTGGCTGGAGTGCATTACGCATTGGAATTTTTGATTCCACAGAACAAAGAAAATGCAGGCGACTTTAAGAATGAAATTCGTGCAACTGATAAGCACGTAGTCGTTATTGGTGGTGGAGATACGGGCTCTGATTGCGTAGGAACTTCAAATCGTCATGGTGCCACGAAGATCACTCAGTTTGAGTTGCTGCCACAGCCACCAGAAGTTGAGAACAAGCCTTTGGTATGGCCATATTGGCCAACTAAGTTGCGCACATCCTCTTTTCACGAAGAAGGTTGTGATCGTGACTGGTCAGTTGGCACTAAGCGTTTTGAAGGTAAAAACGGCAAAGTTGAAAAGCTGATTGGTGTTCGCTTGGAATGGAAAGACGGCAAGATGGCAGAAGTGCCAAACTCCGAATTTGAGATCAAGGCAGATTTGGTACTTTTAGCGATGGGCTTTGTGTCCCCAGTGCAGCAAGTGTTGAATGCATTTGGTGTTGAAAAGGACGCACGCGGTAATGCTAAAGCCACTGTAGATGGTCAAAATGCCTATCAAACTAATGTTCCTAAGGTATTTGCAGCAGGTGATATGCGTCGTGGGCAGTCTTTGGTGGTTTGGGCGATTCGCGAAGGACGTCAATGCGCTCAAGCAGTGGATGAGTATTTAATGGGATCATCTGTTTTGCCCCGATAA
- a CDS encoding ABC transporter ATP-binding protein, giving the protein MNSDQLNPLDVSKQATGEVVVLIKDVNFSYAPGERQILSGLNMEFRRGQVVAVMGGSGCGKTTILRLIGGQFTAQSGQVLFEGKDIGKMSGDQLMAARRRMGMLFQFGALFTDLSVFENVAFPLREHTDLSEELLRSLVLMKLNAVGLRGARDLMPSQISGGMARRVALARAIALDPPLIMYDEPFAGLDPISLGITARLIRDLNNALGATSLLVTHDVEETFEIADYVYFIANGQIGAQGTPEELSRSTDPFVRQFLDASPDGPVPFHYPGKSLAEDFGVRSE; this is encoded by the coding sequence ATGAACAGTGACCAGTTAAACCCTTTGGATGTAAGCAAGCAAGCTACGGGTGAAGTTGTCGTTTTGATCAAGGACGTCAACTTCTCTTACGCTCCAGGCGAGCGTCAAATTCTATCTGGTCTGAATATGGAGTTTCGTCGCGGCCAAGTAGTTGCCGTAATGGGCGGCTCTGGTTGCGGTAAGACAACTATTTTGCGTCTCATTGGCGGTCAATTTACCGCGCAATCTGGACAAGTTTTATTTGAAGGCAAAGACATTGGCAAGATGAGCGGCGACCAGTTAATGGCCGCGCGTCGTCGTATGGGAATGCTTTTTCAGTTCGGCGCTTTATTTACAGACTTAAGTGTTTTTGAAAATGTCGCGTTTCCATTGCGTGAACACACTGATTTAAGTGAAGAATTATTGCGCTCCTTGGTGCTCATGAAATTAAATGCAGTAGGTTTGCGCGGTGCGCGCGATTTAATGCCTTCACAAATTTCTGGCGGCATGGCAAGACGTGTTGCGCTTGCTAGAGCGATTGCTTTAGATCCACCACTCATCATGTATGACGAGCCGTTTGCAGGTTTAGATCCTATTTCTCTTGGCATTACGGCGCGCTTGATCCGTGATCTTAATAACGCCCTGGGAGCCACGAGTTTATTGGTTACACACGATGTTGAAGAGACCTTTGAAATCGCAGATTATGTTTACTTTATTGCAAACGGACAGATTGGCGCACAAGGCACTCCAGAAGAGCTCAGTCGATCAACAGATCCTTTTGTAAGACAGTTTTTGGATGCGTCACCTGATGGTCCAGTGCCTTTCCACTATCCAGGAAAAAGTTTGGCAGAAGATTTTGGAGTGAGATCCGAATGA
- the mlaE gene encoding lipid asymmetry maintenance ABC transporter permease subunit MlaE → MIILQKLLNLFGDLGFFIRRNLTSLGLAARMFTAVILRSGFLLKRPRLVVDQILFVGNHSFVIIAVSGLFVGFVLGLQGYYTLNRYGSEQALGLLVALSLTRELGPVITALLFAGRAGTSLTAEIGLMKAGEQLSAMEMMAVDPLGRVIAPRLWAGIISMPILATIFTAVGVIGGYFVGVPLIGVDSGAFWSQMQGGVDLFSDIGNGLIKSMVFGVAVTFIALYQGYEAKPTPEGVSQATTRTVVISSLSVLALDFLLTAMMFSN, encoded by the coding sequence ATGATCATCCTTCAAAAACTTCTTAATCTCTTTGGCGATCTCGGATTTTTCATTCGTCGCAATTTAACGAGTCTTGGTCTCGCTGCCAGAATGTTCACGGCGGTAATTTTGCGCTCTGGATTTTTGCTCAAGAGACCGCGACTAGTGGTTGATCAGATTCTGTTTGTGGGCAATCACTCGTTTGTGATCATTGCAGTATCTGGCTTATTCGTTGGCTTTGTATTGGGTCTGCAGGGTTACTACACCTTAAATCGATATGGCTCAGAACAGGCTCTAGGATTATTGGTGGCTTTATCTCTCACTCGTGAATTGGGTCCAGTAATCACTGCCTTATTGTTTGCTGGTAGAGCTGGCACCTCACTGACCGCAGAAATCGGCCTGATGAAGGCTGGCGAACAGCTGAGTGCAATGGAGATGATGGCTGTGGATCCTTTGGGGCGCGTGATTGCTCCGCGATTATGGGCTGGCATTATTTCAATGCCTATTTTGGCTACGATTTTTACTGCGGTTGGCGTTATAGGCGGCTACTTTGTGGGCGTTCCTCTGATTGGCGTGGATTCAGGGGCATTCTGGTCTCAAATGCAGGGTGGAGTTGACCTCTTTTCGGATATTGGAAATGGCTTAATTAAAAGCATGGTCTTTGGTGTGGCCGTGACTTTTATTGCGCTTTATCAAGGCTATGAAGCCAAACCAACGCCAGAAGGCGTTTCGCAGGCCACCACACGTACCGTGGTGATCTCTTCATTATCGGTTTTAGCATTGGACTTCTTGCTGACCGCAATGATGTTCTCAAATTAG
- the mlaD gene encoding outer membrane lipid asymmetry maintenance protein MlaD has translation MRKSAIDIWVGIFVAIGLLAALFLALKVGNMNAVSFAPTYKISARFDNIGGLKPRAPVKSAGVVVGRIANISFDDKTYQATVVMTIEEAYKFPKDSSAKILTSGLLGEQYIGLEAGGSDDMLTGGEKIAQTQSAIVLENLISQFLYNKAADSGQDKGVTK, from the coding sequence ATGAGAAAAAGTGCAATTGATATTTGGGTGGGCATCTTTGTTGCCATAGGTCTATTGGCCGCATTATTTTTGGCGCTCAAGGTTGGCAATATGAATGCAGTCTCATTTGCGCCAACATACAAAATCTCTGCTCGTTTTGACAATATTGGCGGACTAAAGCCGCGCGCTCCCGTGAAAAGTGCCGGCGTAGTAGTAGGAAGAATTGCCAACATTTCTTTTGATGACAAGACTTATCAAGCCACTGTAGTGATGACCATTGAAGAGGCATACAAATTTCCAAAGGATTCTTCGGCCAAGATTTTGACCTCGGGTTTATTGGGCGAGCAATATATCGGTCTTGAGGCTGGTGGGTCAGACGATATGTTGACCGGCGGCGAAAAGATTGCACAAACTCAATCAGCAATTGTTTTGGAAAATTTGATTAGTCAATTTCTCTATAACAAGGCAGCTGATAGCGGCCAAGACAAGGGCGTAACAAAGTGA
- a CDS encoding VacJ family lipoprotein has product MQEVLRKAKQAFLFGFAALLLGCASIPAGVEPSPQDPWEPFNRSVFEFNEDLDAYVLKPVVAGYRFVLPEFMREGVYNFFSNYNDIYTTLYNLLQGKPGYAFNDFMRVVVNTTMGLGGLLDIATSGGLEKHKEDWGQTLGVWGVPAGPYVVLPFFGPSNVRDTFGTVADLESDYLFRLLPDVALRNSLTGLRVVNARNTYYEAGDLLDGAAIDKYSFMRDAYIQRRAYQINEGRDDEEPQMPVYENPYE; this is encoded by the coding sequence ATGCAGGAAGTTTTGCGTAAAGCCAAGCAAGCTTTTTTGTTTGGCTTTGCCGCTTTATTGCTTGGATGTGCCTCAATTCCTGCGGGTGTAGAACCCTCTCCTCAGGACCCTTGGGAGCCATTTAATCGCTCGGTCTTTGAATTTAACGAGGACTTAGATGCTTATGTGCTTAAGCCAGTAGTTGCGGGCTATCGTTTTGTGTTGCCAGAATTTATGCGCGAAGGGGTTTATAACTTCTTTAGCAATTACAACGATATTTACACCACCCTCTATAACTTATTGCAAGGTAAGCCTGGCTATGCCTTTAATGATTTTATGAGGGTAGTTGTTAATACAACGATGGGTTTAGGCGGGCTTCTCGATATAGCAACATCTGGCGGTCTTGAGAAACATAAAGAAGATTGGGGCCAAACCTTGGGTGTTTGGGGTGTGCCTGCTGGTCCATACGTAGTGTTGCCTTTCTTTGGTCCAAGCAACGTACGAGATACTTTTGGAACGGTTGCAGATTTAGAGTCTGACTATCTCTTCCGCTTGCTCCCAGATGTTGCCTTGCGAAACAGTTTGACAGGTTTGCGAGTTGTTAATGCTCGAAATACGTATTACGAGGCCGGAGATTTGTTGGATGGCGCTGCAATTGATAAATACAGTTTTATGCGTGATGCCTATATTCAAAGACGTGCCTATCAAATCAATGAGGGCAGGGATGATGAAGAGCCACAAATGCCTGTATACGAAAATCCGTACGAATAA
- a CDS encoding phospholipid-binding protein MlaC — translation MKSHKRISQYLVASLLLVSGSIFAQTPDQSTPPDALIKMVVTDVMDTVKSDPDIQKGSIPKIVDLVEKKIVPYTDMRRTTEMAMGPNWKKATPEQQAQLSMEFKNLLIRTYSGALSQLRDQTVQFKPLRAAPDDKEVVVKTVVMGRGDPVPLDYRLEKTASGWKVYDMNIMGVWLVEAYRNQFSNQISQNGIEGLVKFLQDRNKQLAAAKPSN, via the coding sequence ATGAAAAGCCATAAAAGAATTTCTCAATACTTGGTTGCAAGTTTGCTTCTGGTCTCGGGTTCTATTTTTGCGCAAACCCCTGATCAATCAACACCTCCTGATGCCCTCATTAAGATGGTCGTCACCGATGTCATGGACACAGTCAAATCTGACCCAGATATTCAAAAAGGAAGCATTCCTAAGATTGTGGATTTGGTTGAGAAGAAAATTGTTCCTTATACCGATATGCGTCGTACGACTGAAATGGCGATGGGACCCAATTGGAAAAAAGCGACACCAGAACAGCAGGCCCAGCTCTCAATGGAGTTTAAGAATTTATTGATTCGTACATACTCAGGTGCCTTGAGTCAATTGCGTGATCAAACCGTTCAATTTAAGCCTTTGCGCGCTGCTCCCGATGACAAGGAGGTTGTTGTCAAGACGGTTGTGATGGGTCGTGGAGATCCGGTTCCTCTCGATTACCGTTTGGAAAAGACTGCAAGCGGCTGGAAGGTCTATGACATGAATATCATGGGCGTTTGGTTGGTAGAGGCTTATCGCAATCAGTTCTCCAATCAAATTAGTCAAAATGGCATTGAGGGCTTGGTGAAATTTTTACAAGACCGCAATAAACAATTAGCTGCTGCTAAGCCATCCAACTAA
- a CDS encoding BolA family protein, whose translation MLPTPEQIEGYIKQGIQCTHIQVEGDGQHFFATIVSPEFEGKRLVQCHQLVYGAMGDRMKAEVHALSIKAFTPEEFAQNSAV comes from the coding sequence ATGTTACCCACCCCGGAACAAATTGAAGGCTACATCAAGCAAGGTATTCAATGTACCCATATTCAGGTGGAAGGTGACGGCCAGCATTTCTTTGCAACCATCGTGAGCCCTGAGTTTGAGGGAAAGCGTTTAGTTCAATGCCATCAATTGGTATATGGCGCAATGGGCGATCGTATGAAAGCTGAAGTGCATGCTCTATCTATTAAGGCATTTACGCCCGAAGAATTTGCACAAAATTCTGCCGTATAA
- the murA gene encoding UDP-N-acetylglucosamine 1-carboxyvinyltransferase: MDKLRMVGGTPLKGEVLIAGAKNAVLPILCACLLTDQPVVLRNVPDLQDVRTMLKILQEIGVSVSFPDAGDRSHVVLSAAVIKSAEATYEMVKTMRASILALGPLLARMHSAKVSLPGGCAIGARPVDQHIKGLKAMGAVIKIKSGYIQAETKSENNRLKGASILTDMITVTGTENLLMAATLASGTTILENAAREPEVGDLAELLVKMGARITGIGSDRLVIEGVEKLHGAEHSVIPDRVEAGTFLCAVAAIGGEIVVQRCRPDTLDAVIVKLKEAGLNMEVGPDWIKASMQGRPKAVSFRTSEYPAFPTDMQAQLMTVNAVASGSSTITETIFENRFMHVQELNRLGADITIEGNTAIAQGVEKLSGAIVMATDLRASASLVIAGLAAQGETQVDRIYHLDRGYDRMEQKLTLLGANIERVK; this comes from the coding sequence ATGGATAAATTACGAATGGTTGGCGGAACTCCACTCAAGGGTGAGGTACTTATCGCTGGCGCAAAAAATGCAGTATTACCTATTCTCTGCGCTTGCCTTTTAACTGATCAACCGGTTGTATTACGCAACGTTCCAGATTTGCAAGATGTGCGCACCATGCTCAAGATTTTGCAAGAGATTGGCGTATCAGTCAGCTTTCCAGATGCTGGTGATCGCAGCCACGTCGTTTTAAGTGCAGCAGTAATTAAAAGCGCAGAAGCAACTTATGAAATGGTTAAGACCATGCGCGCCTCTATCCTGGCTCTTGGACCACTCTTGGCCAGAATGCATTCTGCTAAGGTTTCCTTGCCGGGTGGTTGCGCAATTGGCGCGCGTCCAGTCGACCAGCATATTAAAGGTCTAAAGGCGATGGGTGCTGTGATCAAAATAAAGAGCGGATATATTCAGGCGGAGACTAAGTCGGAAAATAATCGACTTAAGGGCGCATCAATTTTGACCGACATGATTACAGTGACCGGCACAGAAAATTTATTAATGGCTGCTACATTGGCATCCGGAACAACCATTTTGGAGAATGCTGCACGCGAGCCCGAGGTGGGTGATTTGGCTGAGTTGCTAGTGAAGATGGGCGCCAGAATTACTGGAATTGGTAGCGATCGCCTTGTTATTGAGGGCGTTGAAAAGTTGCATGGTGCAGAGCACTCGGTAATTCCTGATCGTGTTGAAGCGGGCACCTTCTTGTGTGCAGTTGCTGCTATTGGTGGTGAGATCGTAGTACAGCGCTGTCGCCCCGATACATTGGATGCAGTCATTGTGAAGTTGAAAGAAGCTGGTCTAAATATGGAGGTTGGCCCAGACTGGATCAAAGCTTCAATGCAAGGACGCCCAAAGGCTGTAAGTTTTCGCACTTCCGAATATCCCGCCTTTCCAACCGATATGCAGGCCCAATTAATGACGGTCAATGCTGTTGCGAGTGGAAGCTCAACGATTACCGAGACGATTTTTGAGAACCGATTTATGCACGTTCAAGAATTAAATCGCCTAGGTGCTGATATTACAATTGAAGGTAATACCGCTATTGCCCAGGGGGTAGAAAAGCTTTCTGGCGCGATTGTGATGGCTACCGATCTTCGTGCTTCTGCTAGCCTGGTGATTGCAGGTCTGGCAGCCCAAGGCGAAACCCAGGTCGACCGGATCTACCATTTAGATCGGGGTTATGACCGCATGGAGCAGAAATTAACACTCTTGGGCGCCAACATTGAGCGCGTGAAGTAA
- the hisG gene encoding ATP phosphoribosyltransferase: MKLTLALSKGRIFEETAEILSKVGIVPLEDPEKSRKLIIETTNPDVRLIIVRASDVPTYVQFGGADFGVAGLDVLMEKGTDGLYVPYDLNIAKCRMSVAVREGFDYAGAVKQGSRLKVATKYVNCAREHFANKGVHIDTIQLYGSMELAPLVGLADAIVDLVSTGNTLKANGLVEVEPIADISARLVVNQASYKRKRDQLQPIFELLK; this comes from the coding sequence ATGAAATTGACTTTAGCCCTCTCCAAAGGGCGCATCTTCGAAGAGACCGCAGAGATCCTATCCAAGGTTGGCATCGTGCCGCTGGAGGATCCTGAGAAGTCACGCAAGCTTATTATTGAGACTACCAATCCTGATGTTCGTTTGATCATTGTGCGCGCTTCAGATGTACCCACATACGTTCAGTTTGGCGGTGCAGATTTCGGTGTTGCTGGTTTAGACGTGTTGATGGAAAAAGGTACGGATGGTTTGTATGTACCTTACGACTTAAACATTGCAAAGTGCCGCATGTCAGTCGCTGTGCGCGAAGGTTTTGATTACGCTGGCGCAGTTAAGCAAGGATCTCGTCTTAAGGTTGCCACTAAGTATGTCAATTGTGCGCGTGAACACTTTGCCAATAAAGGTGTGCACATCGACACTATTCAGCTCTACGGTTCCATGGAGCTTGCGCCTTTGGTTGGCTTGGCCGATGCTATCGTGGATTTAGTTTCCACTGGCAATACGCTTAAAGCGAATGGCTTAGTTGAGGTAGAGCCGATTGCTGACATCAGTGCACGTTTAGTTGTTAATCAAGCCTCTTACAAGCGTAAGCGTGATCAGCTGCAACCTATTTTTGAGTTGCTGAAGTAA